A segment of the Symmachiella macrocystis genome:
CGAGGTTAGCGGTATGGTGAAGTCTCCTGCCACGGGCTTAAGAATCGGTTTGATGGTGTTTTTCTCGGCCACAATCTCGATGTGATGGGGCTGCGATTGCATCAGATTCCGGTAGTAACCTTTGAGAAGATGATCGACTTGTTCCCGGATGAATCGACGGGGGTTAGCGTACACCTTCCACGTGGTGACCGGCCGCGTGGGATCATGGATTGCACGCCAGTCGATGTGACCAGCCAACCGCGCCCTGGTGAGCAATTCGACCAATGCCTTGTACGACTTTCCCGAGTTGTCGTATACCGAATTGGATTTGCTGGCGTGTTTCAGCGGTGGATCGTTCAGCAGGCCGTAGTGAATCGCGCGGTCCGACAACGGCCAGAACTTCCTCCCATCGTTAATGACTTTGAAAATCGCATCCAGCATCGGCTGCTTGGCCTTGCTGATCTTCGCCCGCTGTTTGCGACCAACGATTTCGAAAGCATCGGCATCGACACCGGATTGCTGTGTTCGATACTCCGAAAGCGCCCGGTGGGATTCTTCAGGATTCGCGTTAATCAGCTCTTCGCGCAGTTTGACGGCCAAGCTCTTATCACGTTGGCGGTTGAATTCGCGGAGCAACAGAACGAATTGGTCGATGTCATCCTCGCGCCGAATTGGATCAACCCGACAAGGCACGGTCAGCAACCCTAGCCGCTTAGCCGCGGTGTAGCGACGATGGCCGGAAAGGATGAAGCCGTCCAAGCTGATCACCAGGGGCTCGCGAACTCCGAATTCCCGAATAGATTCGGCCATCGCGATAATCTCTGGATCATCGCGATTGATGACGCCGTAGATATCGTCGTTTTCAGGCGACGGACGAATTTCCAAAAGCGGACGTTCTGAAATTGGGTCATGTCCCAATTCCGCACTCCGCTGCCGCCTTCTAGCCGTAGACTTGGGCGATGTGATACTATCCATTGTGCTTCACACAGCCAGTTTGGCCCCGGTCGGACTCGACCCGACATCCCCGCCTTTGACAAAAGCGCGCTCTATTCAATTGAGCTACTGGGCCGCACTGGCTTGCTTTGTGCTCCGTAGCTCAGATGTTGGTGTCAAAATCACGCTCGGCTGCTGTGATTTCCCGCTCCCGCCGTCGCAGTGTCCGAACGGGCGGAGTGTCGCCATCGGCCGCGGCGGTGGTGGCCGCAAAGAATCGCTCGATCGCCTCATCGGTGGTGTAGCGAATGCCGCCACGGAGAAACGTTTCGAGTCGGACGCCACGAACACCTTTCATCCGCCAGCGGTGAATCGTGGAAACGTGGACTGCACCACCAGGAAGCGTCTGGGCGGCTTTGGCAAGAGTGATGGGAGTTTCGTTCGCAAGGTCGATGCTCATTTCAGTACCTCAGATCAGTGAGATTTAACTACTGATGCAACGGTACGATGAGCTCTGCGGGAACAGTCAAGCGATGAGACTAGGGAATAGAATGGGGAACACTAGGGAACAAGAATAGGGAACACCGGGGACAATTTCATTTTTGGCTGGCCAGTTCCTTCAACTTTTTCTGCCCTCGTGTGATATAGGTCTTCACTTTGTCGCGCACCTTCGTATTGCGTTCTTTGCCGAGTGATGGTAGCCACTTCGCTTCTTGCCATCGATCACGTGTCTTCGCGGGAGTATCAGACCAATGCGCCATGATGATGTTTCGTTTCTGTTCCGGTGAAAGCGTTTCGGCAACGTCCATGCGAATTCCGTGGGCCTCCAAGGCGTTCTGCAATTCCCTTTCGAAGTCCGAAGAAGCCATTGGCTGAGTACTTTTCACACTCCCGTTTTGCCTATCCTCGTTTGCGTTCTCTTCCGCGGCTTCAAGCTCGTCAGCCTCCACCTTACTTTATGGCCATTGGTAAATCTTTGAGCCAACTCTCGACAACCGGCTGGTCGAAGTCGTCCAATTGCCGAGCTTTCTGAAACAGCGAAAAGTAAACAAGCGCCGCCCGCTTTTCGTCTTGCTCTGCGCCTGCCTGCCAGGCATCGGGGTCGCTGCCGTCTTCAGACAGGCCCTACGGTGCAACCTTTTCGCTTCCCCGCGAATGAGCGTCGTAAACGGCCGCTAAGACCGTGATCTTCTCAACGTCCGTCAGCGCTCGCCTCGGGACTGGCAGAAGTTCCTCGTTACGTGGATCCTTGGCCGGGTGCAGTTCGCGAGGAACCCAGCAGCATAGGTCGAAGTCATATCGATATTCGCCCTTGTCGTCGTTCGGAAATCCCCGCTTCTTCACTTTCTCAAAGAGTAGAAGGATAGCTCTGTGACATTTGGGCCAGAACGCTTGGATTCTCTTGTTGTACTTCGCCTCTTCCGCGTGGAAGCTGTCAACCGCATTCTTGTTTGCTTCGTCCCAGTCTTTATGCAGTTTGGGGTCCCGTAAACACTGCGGAGGTTTCGGACGCTCCGGCTGCTTTGGCGGCAATTTGACCTTCGAGGGTCACTTGACATAGCCGCCGAGAATATCCTGGTGAAAGTGCCAGTCGCCTCCCGGGCGTTCCGGGATTGCACCATCGCGGTATAAAACACCCTGCTCCTTCAGCACCTCGTGCCTTTCTTCCTCACGTCGTTCCCGCTCATCTTCAATCTTCAGCCGGTCGCATACCACCTGCCTGACGGCCTGCCGGAAGAACTCGATCCCCCGACTCCCGAATAATGTCCACGATCTGTCTGGCAACTTCTTGCCACCGATCGGCGTTGGGTGTGTTCGGCCCGATGCCGTAGAATTCCATGTGAAGCCTGCCTTTCTATCGTCGGGCCGAACCGGGCGGCGTGTGCCGAAAGGCAGGAAGACATACCTCCGCCGGGTCCGCTTGGACCGCTGATTTGCAACTCGACGAACCGCCCGATGAAGTACCAGTATACGGGTTCTGCGTCACTGTGCCCAAAATGGAGACGGCTGCGACTCTGTACGGCACCTGGCTGCGTTCGATCCTGTACTCTCCCCTCTTATTCATTCGCGCCGGCTGTCGTGCATACCGCAGAGAACACATTCAAGACCTACCAATTTTCTGAGCCCGATTCGCCTTTAAACGGTCCCACCACTTCGTGAGTGACCCAGCCGCCGTAAATTGTTCCTGGCTGTGGCTTAACGCGAGTTCCGTCGACATAACACTCCAGAAGACTGGCATAAAAGGAAAAGTAACCAGCAATCTGTTCACAACCCTCGAACGGATCTTCGTAAGACCATGCTGCGTTTTGAAGCAGTCTTTGGTCCGGCAGAGCAACAGACCAATACCGCGCTAAGCCCTTCCATTCACAGATTGAATCGCCAGACGCTTCTGCCAAATAGTCGACGCGCACGTCTAGTGGCGGCAAATAATACGTGGGAGGACTGGCCGTTTCCAAGACGCGGAGTGCGCGATTGGTTCGTGCGATCTCAATGCCGTTTCGACTGACGACCACTTCTCGGGAGTCGCTTTCAATGCGCGGGGGACGGGGATAATCCCAGACCGATTCTTGACCTGCCTCGGGCGGTACTGCAAACGGAGGCCGGGTCTGACCATGATATGTCCAATTCTCACGTGCTGGTCGAATCCATGACGGAATCTTAGCCATCAGACATGCTCCCTGTTATAGTAATGACACCTTCGATGAGTCGCGCAGGCTCGAACTCACTCAATTGGTGAGTTTGGCAATTCAAATTGGATCAAACGAAACTCCGAGAGTGTAGAACGCATGTTTACGTGGTGTTCTATGGAATCAACAAGGCGGGGTCGTCCATCTCGCAGACGACACGAAAGCCGTGCGCCGGCCCCTTGAGTTGTGTAGGGATCCGGTCTCGAAAGGAACAGCTTGCAGCAGGAAATGCCCAGCCTCCGCCGCGAAGCACGTGATGATCTTCGTCGGGAAATTGTGGTCCTTGAGGATCCGTTTCTGGCGAGACCGCGTAGTAATTCGGATCATGCCAGTCTTCACACCACTCCAACACGTTGCCGTGCATATCATATAGACCGAACCCATTGGGCGGAAAGGATCCCCGAGCCAACGGACGGTTATAAGATTCATTCATGTTCGCCATACCGGGACGAAAAATCTCACCAAAATGATATCGTGTCGTCTTGCCAGCGCGGCACGCGTATTCCCATTCCGCTTCAGTTGGCAGTCGGTAAGATCGCCCCGCTGCAACCTCGGCAGGAAGAGCGCTCAGTCGTTCACAAAACTCAACCGCATCGTACCAGGACACCATTTCCACCGGTAAGTTGTCAGGGTCTGTCCACCAGTGCAAATGAGTCTCGCCTCGTTCCCCCGGTTGAAACCGGCTGGGATTCCGCTCCATAATTTGCCGATACTCCGCCTGCGAGACTTCAAATTGCCCCAGCAAGAATACTCGCGAAATTGCTATAAGGTGTTGAGGATGCTCATCGTCGTCTGCTTTTGTGTCCCCAGGAAGTGCACCCATTAAGAAGTCCCCCGGCGGGATGATCCGGAATCTCATTCCAATGCTATTGGTCAAGTCTGCTGAAGGCAGCCCGTTCATCACCGCACCGACCAGAAAAATCGAGTCAAGTAGGAATAGGCTCACGAAGATTCCACAGACCAGCCGCCTGTGAATGATTCGCGTTTTGCACCTTTTGGGACTCTCACTCGTTGAAAGTTTTGCTGTTTTTATTGATGGATCAGTCAAGCCTGTAGTCCTAGACAACTGGGTATCTTTTGATGAAGTATTGCTGCAGCCGAATGGAATGGCATACCCCAGAAGTGTTACAAAGCCAATTCCACCAATTGGTGCGATCATACCTGCCTAATTTTTTTCGATTCAAACGCAGGCCGTGCAACTAGTGGGGGTGACCGGAAGGCTTCCGTCGTTGAATCACCGGAATTAGGGTGAATCAATTCGGAAATGTATTCTCAGTTAGCAAAATGGTCGCAGCCAGAAATGCTGTTCGAAAAACAAATCCCGTTCTTGCATGAATTTAGACGCAGTGAAACTGCTTGAATCATTGCGGTGAGTCCGCTCGACGCAAACCATATATGAACCTCGATCTGCTAAGAGAGAGCCTGGACTATCTATTCGACTCCTAGGTTTTCCATGTCGTTCCGCATAGTTTTCTTCACACCACGTGCAATATGACTCCGGTATTTGCCTCACGAGACGTTGGCAATTTGTTGGTTTTGTGAATCAGCGTTCACGATTGCGCTTCGCGCTGATAGCACGACACCCTCGGCATCGACTGCCTTCATGGCGGTTGCCGTCAGGTGCCCCATTTTTCGGCCATGTCGGTAATTTCGTTTCCCATAAAGATGCAGATACAGGTTTTGGTGGAGAAATACCTCACACCATTTCAAAGAATCTTTGCCGAAATGTTGTCCAAGCATGTTCGCCATCGCAGCTGGACGAGTCTGCTCCATGGATCCTAACGGCAAGCCGCAGATTGCTCTCACCTGTTGCTCAAATTGAGAAGTGATAGCAGCTTCGATCGTCATGTGTCCGGAGTTATGAGGGCGAGGCGCGATTTCGTTAACCAGTAGGCGGCCCCGGTTGTCGACGAAAAACTCGACACAAATCACGCCGCAGACATCGAGGCTTTCCAATAATTCCCGCGTCACGTTAATCGTTTCTGACTTGATCACCGGATCTATGTGTTCGACCGGAGCGATGGAAACGTCCAAAACATGATCGCAGTGTCGATTTAACACCGGGCCAAAACACGCAATTTCACCGTCGATTGACCTCGCACCAATTACTGAGAGTTCGTAATCCAATTCGATGTGTTCCTCGATGACTGCAGGGGCACTGCCCAAATCGGCGAACGCACTAACGGCGGCCTCACGATCATTCACGACAGCTTGACCCTTTCCATCATATCCAAATTCAGCCGATTTTAAGACTGCGCGGCGAACCATCGGATTTTGATCAAAAAAACCTACGGCTTCTGTTCCCTCACGAACCGGCGAATACTGAGCAACCGGAAAACCCTCCGCATGCAGCATCGTCTTTTCCGCAATACGGTTTTGCGTCAAAGCAACAACCTCCGGACTCGGACGAACGGGAACGGTTCTTGCAATTGATTCGATCAAACTTAGTGGAATGTTCTCGAACTCAAAGGTCACGACATCAACACGACTCGCAAAAGTACGGAGCGCATCCTCATCGTCGAAACTAGCAGTGATCTCTAAATTGGCGACCTGTCCTGCTGGCGTCTCGCTCCCCGGGGAAAATACATGCACACGATAGCCCATGCGTTGTGCAGCCAACGTGAACATACGCCCTAACTGACCGCCGCCCAATACTCCGATCGTTTTTCCAGGAAGAATCATTCGGACTATTCCTTTTTCATCTCTTCATCGAGGTTGACATCATCCATAACACGGCGTTGCATCGATTTCCGCAAAGTTTGTATTCGCTTTGCCAATTCCGGGTCGAGCGTTGCTAGGATCCGCGCCGCGAGTAAACCGGCGTTAGCTGCTCCAGCTTCGCCAATGGCCAATGTGCCAACTGGGACGCCTCTCGGCATTTGGGCGATTGATAGCAATGAATCAATGCCGTTCAACGTGCGACTCTGCATCGGAACGCCGAGAACTGGCAAATCGGTCAGCGACGCAACCATCCCAGGCAGATGTGCCGCCCCACCCGCACCGGCAATGATGACTTTTAACCCGCGATCCTGCGCGGATTTCGCATACTCCACCATCCAATCCGGAGTTCGGTGAGCGGATACCACACGGCATTCGTGAGGAACCGTAAGATTATTCAGCACTTCGGAAGCACATCGCATACTCGTCCAATCGGAGCGACTACCCATTATTATGCCGACCTGTGGCTGTGCGGAGTTTTCGTCAAGCATGTTTTCTACCTCGCAATCCTTGGAATATTGATCTTTACCTATGGTTGCCGGGGCCACCCGCGGCATCACGAGGAAAATTCTCACTCGGTTGACTTTGAATTGTGATTTAGGTTCCCCCGAAATTATTTCGCCACGACCAACTGCGTCGACTCTTGATCATTTACGTGGTCCTCCTTGGAAGAAACATATGTGCTGCTATTCATGCCAATGGAAGCGACTTCCCCTGATTATCTTCCTCATCGCGCGATAGCAGAATAAAACGCTGCGTTACGAAACGTTTGCTCTGCACCGGTTTGCCTCCTTCATGTTTAGCGTCCCAAACCGCAGGATTTTTTGAGGTGTGATGTTTCAAGGATCTTTAATTCTGTTTCCAAATGGGAGCAAAGACTCCGTCTCGAAAATCATGAAGCAGAAACACACCGCTGTTTTTCACATAGAAGATCGCTTGCAATCGAAAGTCATCATTGCACATTTGCTCGCCCAGCTCGTGGCAGTCAACGAGTTGCGAGATCTGATCTGCAAAATGCTGCCTAGATTTCCTGTTTGCGAGCCCTGTTTTGCAAGCACCTGACAGAAGTCGGTTGTAATTTGGCAAAGAGGTTTCGCGTCCGAAATTTTGCGACTCTTTTCGCAAAAGCTCCGGCGATAGGATCTCAAGCCCTGATGAATGCCCGGCAATAAGAATATCATTAATTTGTGAGTCGATCGCACACGCGATGACTTCCTTCAAGTTGCCTTCCCACTCTGCTTGACGGATCGGTAAAACGGCAATCAAACCGTCCGGCATGGCATCGACAATCGCTTTGATCATGGCGTAGTCGTCGTGCGCAATAATCAAAGTGTCGACTGGCTTGGACTCACCTGCAATCAAATCTCGTAGAACTTTGATATACCTACTATGGGAAAATGCTACCGTGTCTAACTGGCTCATGATACAAGCTCCTAGATTCTGTGAAGATGTGGCGGCAGAACTGCGGACTAAACTATATTCAGGCCTGTTGCCTCGAAGGGGAAGGGTTTCGACTTACATTGTTATCTGTAGTTCGTGCAAATCGGTTTCGACTTTTTGCCACTTTTGGTTTGTCGTGTGCCGATAGAATTCACCGTGTTCAATTACGATTAAGTTCAGCCATCCATTAATTAGCAAATCCTCAACGACTTGATTGCTTTGGATCACCTCCGCAACAGCATTGCGCGGGGCTGCGATCACACTCAACAGTCGTAGCGGCTCATGATGTAACTCATCGCCATCGTGGAGGGATTGCCACGGTAGACCGGTGGTGAGGTCACCGCCATTCCCTGAAAAAACGCCAAACTGTCCTACGACATTGTGAATAGTTTTTGACCCACTACCGAAGTGTTGATTGTCGACGCTGGAGGCGAAGTACTGCATATTGATCCAATGAGCAACGACCATTGGGGCTGTCATGATCTGTTCCAGAATGCCAAATCCTGGATCATCTCGAAAATCGTAACTGTGCAGAAACGCCCTCCCTTCCAGATTTGCGCCTTGGGTCACACTCCGAGGAGTCGCAATGAACGCAGCGTTGCCGGCTAATCCCCATTCAGGTCGGACTTCCGACCAATCCTCCGTGCGTTTCAGAACATCATGAATGTTTGCTGCTTTAAGATTGGGCATGCGTTCCAACTGACACTTTGCTGTCGCGTCCGATGTGTGCGCAGCAAGTTCCTGTAGATCGATTTGGCGTGTTTCGAGAAGCAGATCTGTATCGAAATAGCTAACGCTATCACTCGTCGTGTCATGTTGTGCGGCAAGGAAACAGGTGTCATCGGGCACGGCAATGCCACGTTCCTTCAGTCCGGTACGGACATGCGGCTGATTTAACAACGCAGCAGCGAAACGCGCATTCGGTTCTCCCGAATGACCGCAGCACGCGCCGCATTCCAGACCTGCTTGCAAGGGGTTGTTCTGTGTCGTGCTACCGTGGCCACAGAAAACGACCAGTTTGGCGAAATTGTGTGTCAGTCCGATACCACGGAGAATCGATTCAGCAAGTTCAATTTGCTTGGCCGCTGGTAGTCCTTGCTGGTTCAGGTTTGAGAGGTCGGGCCCGAGCTTCGCCTTGTCCCTTGACCTGACACCATCAAATCTCGAGTTTTTGCCCTTTGCCCCGGCAGATTTCCTTAGCAGTTGCCACGCATAAAAAAGGCCCGAAGTTTCCACAAAACCAAAACAGCTCGCCGCCGAAGTTTGAAATTGCTTCCAACTTTTTCTAATGAGGCGTCTGAACCGTTTACGGTCTGCGGCAGCCGTCGTCTCGTGTTTGTTGGTGTCGCGTAAGTGTTCATGAATGACCAGATTTGGAGACAATAATGCAGGCACTTGAGGCGTTTGTGTCGTATCTCCCAGGGCCTCATAAGCCATCGGGACACCAAAGAATCCTGCGAATCCGAACGTCTGCACGGCCTTTGAGCTTTGCTCCAGGTGACGACGATACCGTTCTGATCGGACGTCAATACAGAAGACCATTTGAGCAAGGCACTGTGGATCTGATAAGGTCCGCGCTGCCTCGTCATAATTCGATGTCAATGATTGAGATGACAATGCACCAACGAGTTTACGCTGATAGGCAATCTCGCTCGCGCGCAATAAAGCAAACCGGATGATGACCTCCTGATCGGCTGTGGTCTGAGCCGACGTATTGGGAGACGAGGCGATTCCGTAGTAGGAACTCCAGTCGATTTGAATATCGGTTGCCTCAGCCACGGCCACATCATATGCGAGTCGAATTGCCATTAGGTCGGTAAAGTCGTGGGTATCTCGACCACATTTCTTCGCCGCCTCGATCTTGTATTTCGTCCACGCACTCCAGCCGGGAATAGTTTGGGCTTGGCAGTGTAGGAACGGTTCCCATAGATCTTGAGGTACGCTCAACTTCTGAAGCAAGATTGCGATAGCCGCTTCTGGCAGATGGGGAAGTGCGCCCACGAATTTGCGGAAACCTGCCGCGCCTAGGAGACTGAAACGCAGGTCCTGTTGAGCAGCCTCATGCCACGCTTGGAATAACGGCAATTTCTTCCATGGACTCATCCAGGTGGCTTGTCCCTCGTCATAATGGGCGGCACAGTGTTTGCTGATCTCTTCTAGGATCATGCTTGGCCAGTCCTGCGTTCCATACCTTCCCGCAATTTCCGCCACTGATCGAAAGCGGCGTTCTGGATTGAGCGTCACATCCGATTCGGAGTCATCTTGCACTGTTTTAAGTTGTTGTAGCACCTCCTCCACCAAGATATGTGGCAGATCAAATCCCTCGTTAATCTGAGCTACGGCAGCTTCGATTTCGGGAACATTTAGCTCTCCGTTCTGAAACTTTGTTTGGTAGTAGCTCAGTGACATCAGCGTTTCGCAGTTGGAAATTGTTCGCAGTATTTTGCGGGCTTTCAGAAAGGGTTGATCCGCTAACCCAAGAAAGGGATTGACCGCCACGTAGTCCTTGAGGGGCCAAACCGGGGCTATTTTGGCGGAAACATTTTGTATGGCATGTTTGAGATGTCGAGCACCCGTGTTCGATTCAATCCAAGTGTCCCGTGCTTGAGGTTCCAAGCCTGTTGCCGCAAATTTCAAAGAAGCATCTTGCGGACGCTCAGATGTTGATTCTATTTCGAAATCGAGTGCCGGAGTCGTTGCGTGCTGAATCATGGACATTTGCTCATCCTTCGTTAATTACCAGTAGGTGTTTGATTGATTGACTTCGGAGTTTTGAGTGGTCGTGGATTGCCCCCGAAGTTGCGTCAGGTGGAAACGGATTTAGCCAATTGCCTCCAGAGAATATCGACATAGAAGCCGTTGGATGAATGAACGTAGAGAGCCCGGAGCCACTTTGACTGCTGCCTCCGGTAAGCCGTCAGATCCAGTACAAACAAAGCCATGTATGCGATGGCAATGATGAACATCAAGCTTTGGCTGGATAGCACCATCGGGAGCGAACGGACATTTTCAGCAACTAACGCATCGATGGCAGTAAAACTCCCTAGATAGGCCGCGATGAACAGCGTAGTCATTGCGAGACCTGGTATGACGAAACGTCCGCCGTTTTCCAGCATGTGCCACATCCATCGGGTTAGTCCCAAGCACACAATCAGCCCTAGCAGAAAACCGCCTGGTTTCTCTTGCAAGGAAACTCCCAACAACCACGCGATTACGGTCAATAAGCAAAGTGAAATTGCAGCCGAAGCAGCGAATAGCCCAAAGCTTGCAAGGTTGCTTCGAGGTCTCGGATTCGCGGTAGCCATCGCTAGTTTTTCCGACATCACACTACCGCTAGCCAGAAACGCGTGAGCCTTGTACAACGAGTGCGCAATGATGTGCAGCATTGCCGCGGAGAACGCCCCGAGGCCACATTGCAACATCATGAAACCCATCTGCGAGATCGTTGACCAAGCGAGCGTTCGCTTGACGCTGGTCTGCGTCAGCATCACTAAAGCTGCGATAAAGGCCGTGAATGCTCCAAGTCCTGCGATGGCCCACATTGCCATTGGTGTTAATGACACGATTGGAGCCATGCGAATCAGCAGGTAGCCGCCAGCATTTACGATGCCGGCATGCATTAGAGCCGAAACCGGGGTCGGTGCTTCCATCGTCTCAGGAAGCCAGCTATGGAACGGAAATTGGGCCGATTTGAATACCGCGCATAACGCCAGTAGCCAGCCTGCTGGCTGGATGGCATCACTATTGGCGATTCCCGTCTCGTCTAAAGTCCCGACCTTGGAAAAAAGTATCGGCAGCTCAAGAGACCCGAACTCGCCATATAGTAGAATGCAGGCCAATAGAAGGCACAAATCGCCAACCCGGCTGAAAATGAATTTAATGGACGCCGCTCGATGAGCGGCCGGACGTTCAGAGTAATGAACCAGCAGTTGATGCAGGCCGAGACTCGTTAGAAGTAGGGCAACTAACATCATTGCGAGGTTGCCCGCAGCAACAACCAGGGAGACTGCACCGATCGTAAACGCCGTCCAACGAAAATATTCGCCTTGGTTTTTTTCAGCGTCGAGGTATCGAATCGAGAATTTGCAGATTACCCAACCAAGGCCTGCCACCAATGACAGCATAAGCGCTGACACCGTGTCTAAATACAGACTGACCTTAAATAGACTGTCTTGTCCAAGGTCGAAAAGCACCAGATAAAGCGGCCCATTGTTAATCGTAAACACTAGACAAAGTAGGGCCGCTACCGCATTTATTGCTGCGATACTATTGAGCGTCCAAATGACGTTGGTCGCATGTCGATTCGCCCAGCTTTTATTTAAAAGCACCGCTGAGAGCATGGCCCAAATTGGTATGGATATTGTTGCGGCAATGACAGTCTGCATGAGAAAACCTCCCTAGCACAAGAACAGCGACACGAGATGCATGATATATAATACGCGAAATTAATGTCGTCAATAGTTATTCGCCAAAAAGACGTCGTGGATTGAGTGTTTTTTCTGGGAATGCGAAAAACGTTGTGTGGCATGGACAAATGTACTATGATTCGTGAATTGAGATTCGCAAAATGGGCCATGGCAGACACGTCGTAGCTGAACTGAGTGACAGGAAAGTGGATTGCCTCGCTTGTTTTTACACGTGGCGTGGATTGGAGTTCAGCGAGAATGGCAAACACAAATCGAGCGAGGAAAAAGCCCAAAACGCCTGGCAAATTGGCTGCTGCAGCTGAACCGTCAGTTCCAAAAACGAGCGCGATGCACAAATGGACGTTTCTAACCAATCACTCGCACGTGTTGATATTGCTTCACACAAATCCCGAACTCGTGCTGCGGCAAGTGGCTATACAAGTCGGAATCACCGAACGCGCAGTTCAGCGTATCGTGC
Coding sequences within it:
- a CDS encoding ParB/RepB/Spo0J family partition protein, whose product is MGHDPISERPLLEIRPSPENDDIYGVINRDDPEIIAMAESIREFGVREPLVISLDGFILSGHRRYTAAKRLGLLTVPCRVDPIRREDDIDQFVLLLREFNRQRDKSLAVKLREELINANPEESHRALSEYRTQQSGVDADAFEIVGRKQRAKISKAKQPMLDAIFKVINDGRKFWPLSDRAIHYGLLNDPPLKHASKSNSVYDNSGKSYKALVELLTRARLAGHIDWRAIHDPTRPVTTWKVYANPRRFIREQVDHLLKGYYRNLMQSQPHHIEIVAEKNTIKPILKPVAGDFTIPLTSGRGYCSLPPRYAMAKRFQRSGKAKLILLMVSDFDPDGEEIAQSFARSKRDDFGIEEIHPIKVALTAQQVQEYELPPVMTAKATSTNYDRFVDQYGDSVFELEALDPDDLQTILTTAIELVIDIDAYNHEVAEEEKDAAFLDGVRNTVHVALQQMNWESDE
- a CDS encoding DUF1580 domain-containing protein, with the protein product MSIDLANETPITLAKAAQTLPGGAVHVSTIHRWRMKGVRGVRLETFLRGGIRYTTDEAIERFFAATTAAADGDTPPVRTLRRREREITAAERDFDTNI
- a CDS encoding DUF427 domain-containing protein codes for the protein MAKIPSWIRPARENWTYHGQTRPPFAVPPEAGQESVWDYPRPPRIESDSREVVVSRNGIEIARTNRALRVLETASPPTYYLPPLDVRVDYLAEASGDSICEWKGLARYWSVALPDQRLLQNAAWSYEDPFEGCEQIAGYFSFYASLLECYVDGTRVKPQPGTIYGGWVTHEVVGPFKGESGSENW
- a CDS encoding formylglycine-generating enzyme family protein, whose protein sequence is MIAPIGGIGFVTLLGYAIPFGCSNTSSKDTQLSRTTGLTDPSIKTAKLSTSESPKRCKTRIIHRRLVCGIFVSLFLLDSIFLVGAVMNGLPSADLTNSIGMRFRIIPPGDFLMGALPGDTKADDDEHPQHLIAISRVFLLGQFEVSQAEYRQIMERNPSRFQPGERGETHLHWWTDPDNLPVEMVSWYDAVEFCERLSALPAEVAAGRSYRLPTEAEWEYACRAGKTTRYHFGEIFRPGMANMNESYNRPLARGSFPPNGFGLYDMHGNVLEWCEDWHDPNYYAVSPETDPQGPQFPDEDHHVLRGGGWAFPAASCSFRDRIPTQLKGPAHGFRVVCEMDDPALLIP
- a CDS encoding 5-(carboxyamino)imidazole ribonucleotide synthase; amino-acid sequence: MILPGKTIGVLGGGQLGRMFTLAAQRMGYRVHVFSPGSETPAGQVANLEITASFDDEDALRTFASRVDVVTFEFENIPLSLIESIARTVPVRPSPEVVALTQNRIAEKTMLHAEGFPVAQYSPVREGTEAVGFFDQNPMVRRAVLKSAEFGYDGKGQAVVNDREAAVSAFADLGSAPAVIEEHIELDYELSVIGARSIDGEIACFGPVLNRHCDHVLDVSIAPVEHIDPVIKSETINVTRELLESLDVCGVICVEFFVDNRGRLLVNEIAPRPHNSGHMTIEAAITSQFEQQVRAICGLPLGSMEQTRPAAMANMLGQHFGKDSLKWCEVFLHQNLYLHLYGKRNYRHGRKMGHLTATAMKAVDAEGVVLSARSAIVNADSQNQQIANVS
- the purE gene encoding 5-(carboxyamino)imidazole ribonucleotide mutase — its product is MLDENSAQPQVGIIMGSRSDWTSMRCASEVLNNLTVPHECRVVSAHRTPDWMVEYAKSAQDRGLKVIIAGAGGAAHLPGMVASLTDLPVLGVPMQSRTLNGIDSLLSIAQMPRGVPVGTLAIGEAGAANAGLLAARILATLDPELAKRIQTLRKSMQRRVMDDVNLDEEMKKE
- a CDS encoding YbcC family protein, encoding MSMIQHATTPALDFEIESTSERPQDASLKFAATGLEPQARDTWIESNTGARHLKHAIQNVSAKIAPVWPLKDYVAVNPFLGLADQPFLKARKILRTISNCETLMSLSYYQTKFQNGELNVPEIEAAVAQINEGFDLPHILVEEVLQQLKTVQDDSESDVTLNPERRFRSVAEIAGRYGTQDWPSMILEEISKHCAAHYDEGQATWMSPWKKLPLFQAWHEAAQQDLRFSLLGAAGFRKFVGALPHLPEAAIAILLQKLSVPQDLWEPFLHCQAQTIPGWSAWTKYKIEAAKKCGRDTHDFTDLMAIRLAYDVAVAEATDIQIDWSSYYGIASSPNTSAQTTADQEVIIRFALLRASEIAYQRKLVGALSSQSLTSNYDEAARTLSDPQCLAQMVFCIDVRSERYRRHLEQSSKAVQTFGFAGFFGVPMAYEALGDTTQTPQVPALLSPNLVIHEHLRDTNKHETTAAADRKRFRRLIRKSWKQFQTSAASCFGFVETSGLFYAWQLLRKSAGAKGKNSRFDGVRSRDKAKLGPDLSNLNQQGLPAAKQIELAESILRGIGLTHNFAKLVVFCGHGSTTQNNPLQAGLECGACCGHSGEPNARFAAALLNQPHVRTGLKERGIAVPDDTCFLAAQHDTTSDSVSYFDTDLLLETRQIDLQELAAHTSDATAKCQLERMPNLKAANIHDVLKRTEDWSEVRPEWGLAGNAAFIATPRSVTQGANLEGRAFLHSYDFRDDPGFGILEQIMTAPMVVAHWINMQYFASSVDNQHFGSGSKTIHNVVGQFGVFSGNGGDLTTGLPWQSLHDGDELHHEPLRLLSVIAAPRNAVAEVIQSNQVVEDLLINGWLNLIVIEHGEFYRHTTNQKWQKVETDLHELQITM